The genomic region TCTCTCTGATTTTCATATCCTGCACTTTGCCACCTGTAGCATCCCATTCTACATTACTCTCTTCCACTCGCAAGTTCTGGTGAGCGCTCCCAGCATCAAGCTGGAAGCAAAAAGCTAGCAGGAAACAAGAATGTCATAATAAATGGAGGTTAGAGAtgcagaataaaagaatgtatAATGCTAACAAATTGTTAACATTCAATATAGGTTTTGTAGtagttttaaaatgataaatgtaaTTGAAGTGGAAATCAGTATGTTTGTACATTTTGACACTGCTGAAAGCTAGCTATATAATTTCATTGCATGGTTTTTCAGAGATATGTGAATCAGTTAATTTTAAAAGTGGAGTTTTACTTTAATAAACAAAAGGAGACACAACTAAATAAAGACACAAGCCTCAGCTGAAGAGTGGTTCACTTATTCTCATATTTAATACCAAGCATGTCATAATGCATTCCCTACATACTATATCTGACCCAACCATAGTAGCACTGGGTCTACTACTGGGGAAGTCATCCTTATTGGGGCTTCGATCCTCCAGAGATATTATTTTCCTAATTGACATTATATCGAAGGTAGAAGAGTACTTCTACCTCCACTTCTTAACTTTATAATGGCGTGCATTGATTGATTGCATTGCATGCATTTAAAGACAATAagcaattttatattttgtaattataTGGCTTATCATTCTGCCTCTATACAACCTGTAACTGAAATGATAAAAGACAGTGGGCATCAGTGATCCCTGTGACTGGAAATTACATTATGGGCCTAGATTTAtattacaattgtttatttttagggTCTGTTTACTAATCTTTCAAACTGCCATTAAAACCTATTTCCTAGTTATTATAGTCAGCAACCAGAGAGTCGTTTAAGTTTCAATCTAAAGAGCTGAAGAACaaataaattagataaatatggatgtgtaggcagccatttcattttgcctgagtcatgtgctttcagaaagagccagcactttaggatggaactactttctggcaggctgttgtatatactaaatgtgtctcagtgggacttggctttttactaggtgctgttcttagatctaccagggagctgttatctggttaccttctcattgttctgttgtcaggctgctggggtgggggggaagggagggggtgatatcactccaacttgcagtacagcagtaaaaagcgactgaagtttatcagagcacaagtcacatgactgggagcagctgggaaactgacaatatgtctagccccatgtaagatttcaaaattaaacataaaaaaatctgtttgctcttttgaaacatggatttcagtgcagaattctgctggagcagcactattaactgatgcatgttttcccatgacagtatccctttaagggttacAATATTCATactaatatgtttattatatataataaacgtATCTGTGATTTCCGTGGCTACACAATTAATAGGAAGAGAAAGATATtttaaaactacaagtctgttgggacagaaactgcatttaatgaatataaatactataataaatgttgtaaaacagcaatctcgaaggcaaagaaaggaaatgaagactgcattgcggctgaggctaagactaacgccaaaaagctgggaaactgacaatatgtctagccccatgtcagatttcagaattaaatattacaaaaatctgtttgctcttttgagaaacagattttagtgcagaattctgctggagcagcattgttaactaatgtgttttgaaaaaacatgacagtatccctttaataaagattgGATCGCTTTAGCATATAACATTTCCACAGGGCCCGCTAGTGATCATAAAACCACACCACCCAAATCATCATGTAGCAATAAATACCTGGCGTCTCCAGTGTGACAGGTTCTGAGAAATCTCCACTAACTGCTTTATTACAGGCTTTGACACGGAAGTTCATGTACTTCATGTCAAATCGCTGACCTGGAAGAAAGAGGAACAAAGTTTGAGAAAATAAGACAAACATGCTTAGAATCACTAGATTCTAAATAAATTTTTGTCTCTAATTTCACATCCACAAAAAACAGCCCGGTTGCATTGACCGTAATTATAATGTAATACTTATCTAACTAAGGATTTATATGTCCTGATTAACTCCAAGAGACTAACAAAAATTACATTAACTTAATATGCGCAGAGATTATAATAATCATATAAATTTGTTTGTCTGTCTCAAGAGTCCAGTTATAAATTACCTTAAAGCTAATTACATTTTAGGGTTATCatctttttcccttttattctATGCAATGCtgtgcattttaattaaattacactTCTACAGCATTGTACCAATCTGCTTTCCATTAACTTTTCTTTACAACCAACCCCCAACCCACTAGTTGTTTCCATTATCTTGTCGAGAAAATCTGTTTCTCTTACTGGTCAGTGTGTGCTCAGTGCCCTGTATTCCCTCAACTACCATCCATGGCTGTTCTTCCTTAGCACGAGGTGGTCCAGGAAAGTTGTTTTTTCGATGCTCGAGTACATAGTGCTGGATTCCACTGTCCTCGCCGTCTGGCATGCTCCATACAAGGGATATGCTGTTATTAACCACACAGCAGTCTGGGACTATTATTTCTGGTGTGCTAGGGACTAAGCATAACAAACGAACACAATTTGTGAGCATAGAGAAAATGATTAGGACAAAAAGAGAATGAAAATATTAACTGTGTAAGTTATCCCTGTCTATCTGTATCGAAGAAACATTATATTATAACCAGTAATGGGGCATGAACTCATGTGAATGTTTAACAATCTCTCTGAAGCTCTATGTGATATATAAACACTACatgaaatagaataaaaacaaaatgcatattaCAAGTGTCTGTTACCAGGCAGAAAGTGCAGGTTCTGCAACAGGCTTCTCTCCTGGGTGAAATCCACCATTAAGTGACTCATGTTGTCTGTCACTTTGGCTTTAAGAGACAAGCGGAATGCAGGTGCCATTGTAATGCTGAAGATTAGAGAAGGGAACATTGTAAATATATCACATGTAATTGAGGAAGGGTAAATAATTTAGTTCAAAGATGACAGTCTAGAAGAAGGAAGATGATATGACGAAGAAGAAGCATGCATAaggaaaaacaaagtaaaataaagaaactACAGGAAGCAAAAGATGTAGCGTAAAGAATGTCAAAGTCATAAAAGTATGAAGggaataaatggaaaataaaagccAGAGGGTCACATCAATTAGGCAAAAAAAGTATGTGTATGGTGGTGAGGCAAATGGGAGATCGGAAGATCGAGAAAATGCAAAGCAGCAATTGCAATATGAAAGTAAAAGACCCTATGGGTAAAGTAAGTAGAACTAATatgaacaaaacaaatacaaatattacattGATAATAGGATTCAACTAGAGTaggggagaaaatgaaaaataaagaggcaaagaaactgaggaaaagaaaaaagagaatcaACACAGAAATACGGTTTGTTACTGAACGCAAGAGAGCCCCCCTTGTTTTCCGTACTCTATGTTAGTGCTGGATTGTTTAGGTTACTGTACCTATCCTTTATTTGCTTGGCAGCCTTGGAAGCaagagagggacagagaaagagaaggaaattATGGAGGAAGAAGTTATTGCATTCAGTGCATCAAACAACCTATTTCAAATCTCACTTTACACCCAGACAGCTCATGCACTTTCATGCTCTCTGTCTGTAATACTTCtttcttttaatttggttttccaTTCTGGACTTGTATACTAACACTCTATGAAACTATACTAAAGTGTTCTTCAAATTTATTAAGGAATGTATTAGTAACTCAAAGAAAATGTGCCTGTCATTTAGTGGGGTGTAGGAGGCATTCGTTACAGAAGTAGTACACAAACTATGTGGCTGCCACCAGAAGGACCAGATCTATACTAAGGGGACTCAGCTTAAATTTCAGATAGGGACAGACTTGAGGAGAGTTCTCTCTTGCTCTCCTATATCTACCTGAAAGCCAAGCTTGATGGTCAATTAAGATGCTGTTAgtggtgaacattttttttgttttgtttagataTTTTTGGAACACAATGTTTTGCAACCTTGTTTTGAACTAAGGGGGATATTTAACAAACATTACAACTTTAAAGCATGGTTCAACTATAAATGCCTGCAGTaactgaaaatcaaataaaatggaTGAAGGCAGTGTACTCTGAGTTAAGCCTGTTCCAGTTATTTCATTTTGAAGCCTGTATAATTTTACTCAACCTCTGTATGGCAATTTGCCATTATAGACAATTTAGAAGTTACTCTGAACACTACTTAATTAAATGgtagagctggaggtgctggtgctggagggaaaatattaTGTGATTgttgtggccgaaacatggctaaatgactgggcagttaatat from Xenopus laevis strain J_2021 chromosome 1S, Xenopus_laevis_v10.1, whole genome shotgun sequence harbors:
- the LOC121398838 gene encoding fibronectin type III and SPRY domain-containing protein 1-like — encoded protein: MAPAFRLSLKAKVTDNMSHLMVDFTQERSLLQNLHFLPVPSTPEIIVPDCCVVNNSISLVWSMPDGEDSGIQHYVLEHRKNNFPGPPRAKEEQPWMVVEGIQGTEHTLTSKRNRFSRQDNGNN